One stretch of Juglans microcarpa x Juglans regia isolate MS1-56 chromosome 3D, Jm3101_v1.0, whole genome shotgun sequence DNA includes these proteins:
- the LOC121256288 gene encoding wall-associated receptor kinase 2-like, which yields MAFRRMLLQVTCTVVVMLSEIAAVAVARQLAKPNCQHQCGDVEIPYPFGTTEDCYLNNHYFINCSDSSGRSQALAGSLTATNISIDGEIEILMFIGKQCFNSSGALWFRNKPWINYPYFTISNTKNKFVTVGCDTYAYLYAFRNNERFTIGCMSICQSPKNVVNGSCSGIGCCQVDIPTGLKDFTLDARSYNNHTNVSDFNPCSFGFVAKQDEFNFSTSYLDSLQENETYPMVLDWAIGNEKCETARNKPDFVCGGNSECYDPKNGDGYRCKCKEGYEGNPYLHDGCQDINECQVRKRACKAPAKCTNIEGSFTCTCPDGYEGDGNINGTGCNPKASGSHAKIIIIALIAISIGLIVLFVGGSSLYCGLKRRKLFKLKEKFFQQNGGLFLQQKLSNDRTSMQTVKIFKAEELEKATNNYDESRVLGQGSYGTVYRGVLPDNKLVAIKKSKFCDQSQIEQFINEVIVLTQINHRNVVKLLGCCLETEVPLLVYEFITNGTLSKHIHDKVLSSSLSWEKRLKIATDTAGALAYMHFSASIPIIHRDVKPANILLDDNYSAKVSDFGTSRLVPLDQTQLTTLVQGTLGYLDPEYFHSSQLTEKSDVYSFGVVVAELLTGKKALSFDGPEIDRNLAMYFSSAVKEDRLHQILEVHLVSDGNINYGIDEVANLVKRCLSVRGEDRPTMKEVAMELDRLRSMEKHQFGKANLCTEETDYCVTTPAVHCFNIGVDDGCSSTSTTVGYEVSMRTQVLKPLDDGR from the exons GGCTTTCCGTAGGATGCTCTTGCAAGTGACATGTACTGTTGTTGTGATGTTATCAGAAATTGCAGCTGTAGCTGTAGCACGTCAATTAGCCAAGCCAAACTGCCAGCACCAGTGTGGAGATGTCGAGATTCCTTATCCATTCGGTACAACGGAAGATTGCTACCTTAACAACCATTATTTTATCAATTGTAGCGATTCGTCCGGCCGATCCCAAGCACTGGCCGGAAGTTTGACTGCCACCAACATATCCATCGACGGCGAGATTGAAATCTTGATGTTTATAGGCAAACAGTGTTTCAACAGTAGTGGTGCGCTTTGGTTTCGGAACAAACCCTGGATCAACTACCCGTATTTCACAATTTCCAACACCAAAAACAAGTTCGTGACCGTCGGCTGCGACACTTACGCGTACCTCTATGCTTTCCGAAACAATGAACGCTTCACCATAGGCTGCATGTCTATATGTCAAAGTCCCAAGAATGTCGTCAATGGATCTTGCTCTGGGATTGGGTGTTGCCAGGTTGACATCCCAACAGGATTGAAGGACTTTACTTTGGATGCTCGTAGCTATAACAATCATACAAATGTCTCTGATTTCAATCCATGCAGCTTTGGTTTTGTGGCTAAACAGGACGAGTTTAATTTCTCCACTAGCTATCTTGATAGCCTGCAAGAGAATGAGACCTATCCGATGGTTCTTGATTGGGCAATCGGTAATGAAAAGTGTGAAACTGCTCGGAACAAACCAGATTTCGTATGTGGAGGGAACAGCGAATGTTATGATCCCAAGAATGGGGATGGGTACCGTTGCAAGTGCAAAGAAGGTTATGAAGGAAACCCATACCTCCATGATGGTTGCCaag ATATTAATGAGTGCCAAGTTCGGAAACGAGCTTGCAAAGCTCCCGCGAAATGCACCAACATTGAAGGGAGTTTCACATGTACTTGTCCCGACGGATACGAAGGCGATGGAAATATTAACGGAACAGGTTGCAATCCTAAAGCCAGCGGCAGCCATGCGAAGATCATTATTATTGCACTAATTG CTATAAGCATTGGCCTCATAGTATTGTTTGTGGGAGGTTCTTCACTATATTGTGgactaaaaagaagaaaactcttCAAGCTGAAAGAGAAATTCTTTCAACAAAATGGCGGCTTGTTTCTACAACAAAAACTCTCGAATGATAGAACTTCCATGCAGACAGTCAAAATCTTTAAAGCAGAAGAACTTGAAAAAGCTACAAACAATTATGATGAGAGTAGAGTCCTTGGCCAAGGAAGCTATGGAACTGTCTATAGAGGAGTCTTACCAGATAATAAACTGGTCGCCATtaagaaatcaaaattttgtgaTCAGAGCCAAATTGAACAATTTATTAATGAGGTGATTGTGCTTACCCAAATTAACCATAGAAATGTGGTTAAACTATTAGGTTGTTGTCTAGAAACAGAAGTGCCATTACTAGTTTATGAATTCATCACAAATGGGACTCTATCGAAACACATTCATGATAAAGtcctatcatcctcactctcatgGGAAAAGCGTTTGAAGATAGCAACAGATACTGCAGGGGCACTTGCATACATGCATTTCTCAGCTTCCATACCAATTATACATAGGGATGTGAAACCTGCCAATATACTTTTAGATGATAATTATTCAGCAAAGGTTTCCGACTTTGGAACTTCAAGATTGGTCCCACTTGATCAAACACAATTAACTACTTTGGTACAAGGAACTTTGGGGTACTTAGACCCAGAATACTTTCATAGTAGTCAACTTACAGAAAAAAGTGATGTCTACAGCTTTGGTGTTGTTGTGGCTGAGTTATTGACGGGTAAGAAAGCACTTTCTTTTGATGGACCTGAAATTGATAGAAATCTAGCTATGTACTTTAGTTCTGCGGTAAAAGAGGATCGCTTACATCAAATTCTTGAGGTCCATCTTGTAAGTGATGGTAATATTAATTATGGGATAGATGAAGTTGCCAATCTTGTAAAACGGTGCTTAAGTGTTAGAGGGGAAGATAGGCCTACAATGAAGGAAGTGGCAATGGAGCTAGACAGGTTGAGAAGTATGGAAAAACATCAATTCGGAAAAGCAAATCTCTGTACAGAAGAGACTGACTATTGTGTCACAACACCCGCAGTACACTGTTTCAACATTGGTGTCGATGATGGATGTTCTTCTACCAGTACAACGGTTGGATACGAGGTCAGTATGAGAACTCAAGTCTTGAAACCATTGGATGATGGCAGATGA
- the LOC121255235 gene encoding uncharacterized protein LOC121255235 encodes MHPPNFDGRSDPKAVEDWIQDIEEIFRALECTDQQKLWFIAFKLTGEAKRWWNSEKAIREAEGTRMIKVPQFKIITLCTYPIPNEEKKAQKFEEGLNHKIYERVIVQQIHNFSELVHQAMLVEQNLKKGAELQE; translated from the exons ATGCATCCTCCCAATTTTGATGGAAGAAGTGATCCAAAAGCAGTGGAGGATTGGATTcaagacattgaagaaatatttaggGCTTTGGAATGTACCGATCAACAGAAACTTTGGTTCATAGCTTTTAAACTAACTGGAGAAGCGAAGAGATGGTGGAATTCTGAAAAAGCCATCAGGGAAGCTGAGGGGACAAGAATGATTAAAGTGCCTCAATTCAA AATTATCACACTTTGCACATACCCGATTCCtaatgaggagaagaaggcccAGAAGTTTGAGGAGGGTTTAAACCACAAGATATATGAACGGGTGATAGTCCAacaaattcataatttttcGGAGTTAGTGCATCAGGCAATGTTGGTTGAGCAAAACCTCAAGAAAGGTGCTGAATTGCAAGAATAG